The following proteins come from a genomic window of bacterium HR17:
- the iolB gene encoding 5-deoxy-glucuronate isomerase translates to MLREKLHVPLPEGTGRLPIVSPLLGHTQWLSAALLRLEAGSEYEGETGSEETVAVLLVGIVEMEADGKRFTGQRRDVFNDKAFGLYLPPATKFRVRAQTFVEIALMSAPARQGGEVVVITPDRIKSRSVGQFNWRRDIDDLVDATFPAKRLLVGETRNPPGNWSSYPPHKHEVEDPPFEARLEEVYHFRITPPNGFAVQLLYSDDGTLNDAVIVRDGDTIVIPKGYHPVAAPPGYSVYYLWALAGEGRRLFFRYDPRHAWVIGAENILRETAQSP, encoded by the coding sequence GTGTTGCGGGAAAAACTCCATGTGCCTCTACCTGAAGGGACAGGGCGGTTGCCCATCGTTTCGCCGCTGCTGGGACACACCCAGTGGCTCTCAGCCGCGCTGCTGCGGCTGGAAGCGGGCAGTGAGTATGAGGGAGAAACGGGCAGCGAAGAAACCGTCGCTGTCCTACTGGTGGGCATCGTGGAGATGGAAGCGGACGGCAAGCGATTTACAGGGCAACGCCGCGATGTGTTCAATGACAAAGCCTTCGGGCTTTATTTGCCGCCGGCAACGAAGTTTCGGGTGCGCGCTCAGACTTTTGTGGAAATAGCGCTGATGAGCGCACCCGCTCGGCAAGGCGGCGAGGTGGTTGTCATCACGCCCGACCGCATCAAAAGCCGCAGCGTCGGTCAATTCAACTGGCGGCGCGACATTGACGACCTCGTGGACGCCACTTTCCCTGCCAAACGCTTGCTCGTCGGTGAAACCCGCAACCCGCCTGGCAATTGGTCGTCCTATCCGCCCCATAAGCACGAAGTGGAAGACCCGCCCTTTGAAGCCCGCTTGGAAGAAGTCTACCACTTCCGCATCACGCCGCCTAACGGGTTCGCAGTGCAGCTGCTTTACAGCGATGATGGCACCTTGAACGACGCCGTCATCGTGCGCGACGGCGACACGATCGTCATCCCCAAGGGTTACCACCCCGTCGCAGCCCCACCCGGCTACAGCGTTTACTACCTTTGGGCGTTGGCGGGCGAAGGGCGGCGGTTGTTTTTCCGCTACGACCCTCGCCACGCATGGGTTATCGGTGCCGAAAACATCTTGCGCGAAACCGCCCAGTCACCATAG
- the mqnA gene encoding Chorismate dehydratase: MVIGSVPFLNAVPLTWALPRLGFDGRLVYGTPAQLAEWLQQGAIDVGLIPVAQYLRGVGEVLIDRLGIAADGAVRSVAVFSHQPLTAPRTIAVDAGSRSSVLLLQVLLRWRWGLTPQLVPMEPDLERMLAVTDSALLIGDAALRASLNTQLHAWDLAAAWKEWTGLPFVFAAWVARDEEVARKIAPLLFAAHAEGVRRLPTIVAEEAERRHLPAEVVQHYLTEHIRHTLSEVHHEAVQRFARAAAEIGALSTVRTIRWFTL, from the coding sequence ATGGTCATCGGTTCAGTGCCGTTTTTGAACGCGGTGCCGTTGACTTGGGCGCTGCCGCGTTTGGGGTTTGACGGCAGGCTCGTCTACGGCACACCCGCACAACTCGCTGAATGGCTGCAGCAAGGAGCGATTGATGTCGGTCTTATTCCCGTCGCCCAATATTTGCGGGGTGTCGGCGAGGTGCTCATTGACCGTTTAGGCATCGCTGCCGATGGCGCTGTCCGCAGCGTTGCGGTGTTCAGCCACCAACCGTTGACGGCGCCCCGCACCATCGCCGTTGACGCTGGGTCACGCAGTTCCGTTTTGCTGCTGCAAGTGTTGCTACGGTGGCGATGGGGGCTGACACCGCAACTGGTGCCGATGGAACCCGACTTAGAACGCATGCTGGCTGTGACTGACAGTGCGCTGCTCATCGGCGACGCTGCGTTGCGGGCGTCGCTGAATACACAGTTGCACGCATGGGATTTGGCAGCGGCATGGAAGGAGTGGACGGGGTTGCCCTTTGTGTTTGCGGCGTGGGTCGCCCGCGATGAAGAGGTCGCCCGTAAAATAGCGCCGCTGCTTTTTGCCGCCCATGCTGAAGGCGTGCGCCGTTTGCCGACCATCGTGGCGGAAGAAGCCGAGCGCCGCCACCTGCCTGCGGAAGTCGTGCAGCACTACTTGACGGAGCACATCCGCCACACTTTAAGCGAAGTGCACCACGAAGCCGTTCAGCGATTTGCCCGCGCCGCCGCAGAAATCGGAGCGCTTTCAACGGTGCGCACCATTCGTTGGTTCACTTTGTAG
- a CDS encoding S-(hydroxymethyl)mycothiol dehydrogenase: MPSVVMRQVVFPAANAVELVTETVDLTPAPDEIVIRTLVSIISPGTELACLAGLADWAPFPFRPGYGAVGEVIAVGDAVSKIKVGDIILTHSNHASHAKARVIAVQVPDGLDPVKAVFARMADVSITALRVSNAELGDTVAVIGLGLVGNLAAQLFQLAGCRVIGIDRIPKRLDIARACGVERLINAAVADPVQTVKEWTDGAGCEVVVDATGNPQAALLAPQLAAKYGEVILLGSYFGRRLETNITELLERIHLSGYGCITFKGAHEWRYPVKEARDDLLPIERNAHLYKHSVERNAKITLRLIAEGRLKVEPLLTHRLPPEQCADAYAGLRDRADEFLGVVFDWRASA; encoded by the coding sequence ATGCCGAGCGTGGTGATGCGTCAGGTCGTTTTTCCGGCGGCAAACGCCGTAGAGTTGGTGACTGAAACTGTTGACCTCACCCCGGCGCCCGATGAAATCGTCATCCGCACCTTGGTGTCCATCATCAGCCCCGGCACGGAATTGGCGTGCCTTGCGGGCTTAGCCGATTGGGCACCCTTCCCGTTTCGCCCTGGCTACGGCGCTGTCGGAGAAGTTATCGCTGTCGGCGACGCGGTCAGCAAAATCAAGGTGGGCGACATCATCCTCACCCACAGCAACCATGCCAGCCACGCCAAGGCACGGGTCATCGCCGTCCAAGTGCCTGACGGACTTGACCCCGTGAAAGCCGTTTTCGCCCGCATGGCGGATGTGTCCATCACGGCGCTGCGGGTCAGCAACGCGGAACTGGGTGACACGGTGGCGGTCATCGGGTTGGGGTTAGTCGGTAACTTGGCGGCGCAACTGTTTCAATTAGCGGGTTGTCGCGTCATCGGCATTGACCGTATCCCCAAACGGTTGGACATCGCCCGCGCCTGCGGCGTTGAGCGTTTAATCAACGCTGCCGTCGCTGACCCCGTCCAAACGGTCAAGGAGTGGACCGACGGCGCCGGGTGCGAGGTCGTCGTGGACGCAACGGGCAACCCGCAGGCGGCACTTTTGGCGCCCCAACTGGCAGCAAAGTATGGCGAAGTGATTTTGCTCGGCTCTTACTTTGGACGACGCTTGGAGACGAACATCACCGAACTGCTGGAACGCATCCACCTTTCGGGCTATGGGTGCATCACTTTCAAGGGCGCTCACGAGTGGCGTTACCCCGTCAAGGAAGCCCGCGATGACCTGCTGCCTATTGAGCGCAACGCCCACCTTTACAAGCACAGCGTGGAGCGCAACGCGAAGATCACGCTGCGCCTGATCGCCGAAGGCAGGTTGAAGGTGGAACCGTTGCTGACGCACCGCTTGCCCCCCGAACAATGCGCCGACGCTTATGCAGGGCTGCGCGACCGCGCCGATGAGTTTCTCGGCGTCGTGTTTGACTGGCGCGCGTCAGCGTAG
- a CDS encoding 3'3'-cGAMP-specific phosphodiesterase 3 produces MDDRTAQERIAQLERRVAELEAELAQVRVESQQKLCHLQMVLDLMVQVNASLDLHRVLTAIMHAAERLTDAETSSLLLYDPETDELFFEVATGEKGEAVKQMRLKRGQGIAGHVLETGQPMLVADVTSDARHAKIVDETTGFVTRNLIAVPLRIGDEIKGVLEVLNCQSSTFTEADVNELMAISSLCAVAIDKAQTHQALQELFWDLVRAIVAMLDARNPYTRGHSERVTEFAVAIAREMGLSDEDCERIRLAGLLHDIGKVGIPDAVLLKEGLLTDVEFAVMKQHPEIGYRILAPIKRMRPYLGGVRYHHERLSGKGYPLGLKGDEIPLDARILAVADVFDALTSDRPYRAALEPSAAIEIIRRDVPNEFDSDVFAAFLRAWEKSTIVEQKRRPPLPSPFAVVGEAAI; encoded by the coding sequence ATGGATGACCGAACGGCGCAGGAGCGCATCGCCCAATTGGAGCGGCGCGTCGCAGAGCTGGAAGCGGAGTTGGCGCAAGTGCGCGTTGAGTCTCAACAAAAACTCTGCCACCTGCAAATGGTGCTGGATTTGATGGTGCAGGTCAATGCCTCGCTGGACCTGCACCGCGTCCTGACTGCCATCATGCACGCCGCTGAACGCTTGACCGATGCCGAGACCAGTTCGTTGCTGCTTTATGACCCTGAGACCGACGAACTGTTTTTTGAGGTCGCGACGGGCGAGAAGGGCGAAGCCGTTAAGCAGATGCGGCTAAAGCGCGGGCAGGGAATCGCCGGTCATGTATTGGAAACGGGGCAACCGATGTTGGTCGCTGATGTGACCAGCGACGCCCGTCACGCCAAAATCGTGGACGAAACGACCGGCTTCGTGACGCGCAACTTGATCGCGGTGCCCCTGCGCATCGGCGACGAAATCAAAGGTGTGCTGGAAGTTTTGAACTGCCAAAGCAGCACTTTCACCGAAGCGGATGTCAACGAATTAATGGCGATTTCCTCGCTATGTGCCGTCGCCATCGACAAAGCCCAAACTCACCAAGCGCTGCAGGAGTTGTTTTGGGATTTGGTGCGGGCGATCGTCGCCATGTTGGACGCCCGCAACCCTTACACGCGTGGGCACTCGGAGCGCGTGACGGAGTTCGCCGTTGCCATCGCCCGTGAAATGGGGTTGAGCGACGAAGACTGCGAACGCATCCGTCTCGCCGGGCTTTTGCACGACATCGGGAAAGTCGGTATCCCCGACGCTGTCTTGCTGAAAGAAGGCTTGTTGACCGATGTGGAGTTTGCTGTGATGAAGCAGCACCCAGAAATCGGCTACCGCATCTTAGCGCCCATCAAGCGGATGCGCCCCTACTTAGGGGGGGTGCGTTACCACCACGAACGCCTTTCAGGCAAAGGTTACCCGCTGGGCTTAAAAGGCGACGAAATCCCGCTGGACGCCCGCATCCTCGCCGTCGCCGATGTCTTTGACGCCCTCACCTCCGACCGCCCTTACCGAGCGGCGCTGGAGCCGTCCGCTGCCATTGAGATCATCCGCCGCGATGTGCCTAATGAGTTTGACTCCGATGTGTTTGCGGCGTTTTTACGGGCTTGGGAAAAAAGCACCATCGTGGAACAAAAACGGCGCCCTCCTCTCCCCAGCCCCTTCGCCGTCGTGGGTGAAGCGGCGATATGA